One Carassius auratus strain Wakin chromosome 16, ASM336829v1, whole genome shotgun sequence genomic window carries:
- the LOC113116258 gene encoding dual 3',5'-cyclic-AMP and -GMP phosphodiesterase 11A-like, which yields MADGRVKCVQQTTPQQFGCGCADMTTFDFSDVEAFLDCHPELFEEYLARKGKCDTLSRWLKEHQPSKTSVAEEKRGVARDPFWPTNPDGLKRRSSHMELRRNFARSKAMTAHRTYDEHVSLTAHESQSSMRRRALLRKASSLPPTTAHILSALLESRVNVPQYASSAIDYKYRLKESNEREFFLELVKDISNELDMTNLSYKILINVCIMVNADRCSLFLVEGPSHKRTLVSKFFDVHSGTTVRPSSSTLDSNEVQVPWGKGIIGYVAEHGETVNIPNAYEDHRFSDEIDKLTGYKTQSILCMAIRNSDGEVIGVVQAINKNPSGTPFTEDDEKVLQMYLPFCGISISNAKLFSESRKEYERSRALLEVVNDLFEEQTDLEKIVRKIMQRALTLLQCERCSVLLLEDIHSPVVKFSQTFELMSPLCSIDHDISMEKVSCSDWLINNSIAELVASTGLPVNISDVCQDPRFDAEADQASGFHIRSVLCVPIWNRTHQIIGVAQILNRLDRKTFNDADQRLFEAFVIFCGLGINNTMMYNQVKKTWAKQSVALDMLSYHATCSKAEVDRLKAAKIPLSSELGIDEFHFNDFSLDSDAMITASLRMFLELGVVQKFKIDYEVLCRWLLTVRKNYRTVAYHNWRHAFNVSQCMFVMITTAAFQEVLTDTETLALMVGCFCHDLDHRGTNNAFQAKSGSALALLYGTSATLEHHHFNHAVMILQSEGHNIFANLSSKEYSSMMQLLKQAILSTDLTLYFKSRTKFFECVLSGQFSWSNEEHRDMFRSMLMTACDLGAVTRPWEISKQVAELVTSEFFEQGDRERSELKLTPAAIFDRNRKDELPVLQLEWIDGICKPLYKALVKLNRKLQPMVDGIDANRKKWEELCQSYQQTRRASECISSLESGETESPQSSDSTHEPESSQSEVTNQSKDSTHCVEPYQATAANYK from the exons ATGGCAGATGGACGTGTGAAGTGCGTGCAGCAGACGACTCCTCAACAATTTGGCTGTGGCTGTGCCGACATGACAACTTTTGATTTTTCCGACGTGGAGGCATTTTTGGATTGCCATCCGGAGCTTTTTGAGGAATATCTCGCCAGGAAGGGAAAATGTGACACCCTGAGCAGGTGGCTCAAAGAGCATCAGCCGTCCAAAACCTCTGTGGCGGAAGAGAAACGCGGGGTCGCGAGGGATCCCTTCTGGCCCACGAACCCCGACGGACTGAAGCGCAGATCGTCCCACATGGAGCTCCGCAGGAACTTCGCCCGCTCCAAAGCGATGACTGCGCACCGGACCTACGACGAGCACGTCAGTCTCACGGCTCACGAGTCCCAGTCGAGTATGCGACGGCGCGCGCTGCTGCGGAAAGCCAGCTCGTTACCGCCGACCACGGCGCACATCTTGAGCGCGCTGCTCGAGTCCCGGGTGAACGTGCCTCAGTATGCCTCAAGCGCCATTGACTACAAATACAGACTCAAAGAGTCCAACGAGAGGGAATTCTTCCTCGAGCTGGTTAAAGACATTTCTAACGAACTTGACATGACAAACCTCAGCTACAAGATTCTAATCAATGTGTGCATCATGGTGAACGCAGACAGGTGTTCGCTTTTCCTAGTGGAGGGACCGTCTCATAAGAGGACGCTGGTGTCCAAGTTTTTTGATGTGCACTCGGGTACGACGGTGCGACCCTCTTCAAGCACCCTGGACTCAAACGAAGTGCAGGTTCCGTGGGGAAAAGGCATCATAGGTTATGTAGCAGAACACGGAGAAACCGTAAACATCCCGAACGCATACGAG GACCATCGGTTCAGTGATGAAATTGACAAGCTAACGGGTTATAAGACTCAGTCCATTCTGTGCATGGCCATCCGCAACAGTGATGGGGAAGTCATCGGTGTAGTGCAGGCCATCAACAAGAACCCCAGCGGAACTCCGTTCACCGAGGACGATGAGAAG GTTCTTCAAATGTATCTACCTTTCTGTGGAATATCGATCTCCAACGCCAAACTCTTCTCCGAATCCCGCAAGGAGTATGAGAGGAGCAGG GCCCTGCTGGAGGTGGTGAATGATCTGTTTGAGGAGCAGACGGACCTGGAGAAGATTGTGAGAAAGATCATGCAGCGTGCGCTGACATTGCTGCAGTGTGAGCGCTGCTCAGTGCTTCTCCTAGAAGACATCCACTCTCCT GTAGTAAAGTTCTCCCAGACATTTGAGCTCATGTCTCCACTGTGCAGCATTGATCATGACATCAG CATGGAGAAGGTGTCTTGCTCAGACTGGCTGATCAATAACAGCATTGCTGAGTTGGTAGCATCAACCGGGCTGCCTGTTAACATCAGTGACGTCTGTCAGGATCCCCGCTTTGATGCTGAG GCGGACCAGGCTTCTGGTTTTCATATCAGATCAGTTTTATGCGTCCCCATCTGGAATCGGACACATCAGATTATTG GCGTTGCCCAGATTCTGAATCGCTTGGACAGAAAGACATTTAATGATGCAGATCAAAGGTTATTTGAG GCTTTTGTTATTTTCTGTGGTCTGGGCATTAACAACACAATGATGTATAACCAGGTTAAAAAGACTTGGGCTAAGCAGTCTGTGGCTCTAGAT ATGCTGTCTTATCATGCTACATGCTCCAAGGCAGAGGTTGATCGCCTGAAG GCTGCTAAGATTCCCCTAAGCAGTGAGCTCGGGATCGATGAGTTCCACTTTAATGACTTTTCTCTGGACAGCGACGCCATGATCACTGCCTCCCTGCGGATGTTTTTGGAGCTCGGTGTCGTGCAGAAATTCAAAATTGATTATGAG GTGCTGTGCCGCTGGCTGCTTACCGTGAGGAAGAACTACCGCACCGTAGCCTATCACAACTGGAGGCATGCCTTCAACGTCTCGCAGTGCATGTTTGTTATGATCACC ACTGCTGCGTTCCAGGAGGTGCTGACAGACACAGAGACTCTTGCGCTTATGGTTGGGTGTTTCTGCCATGACCTGGACCATCGTGGCACAAATAACGCCTTTCAGGCAAA GTCTGGGTCAGCACTAGCGCTGCTGTACGGAACGTCTGCCACACTTGAGCATCATCATTTCAACCACGCCGTCATGATCCTGCAGAGTGAG ggtCACAACATTTTTGCTAATCTGTCCTCCAAAGAGTACAGCAGCATGATGCAGCTACTGAAACAGGCCATTCTGTCCACAGATCTCACCTTGTACTTCAA AAGTAGAACCAAGTTCTTTGAGTGTGTTTTGTCGGGACAGTTCAGTTGGAGTAATGAAGAACATAGAGACATGTTCAG GTCTATGCTGATGACTGCGTGTGACTTGGGTGCAGTGACTCGACCATGGGAGATCTCAAAACAG GTGGCTGAACTGGTGACCAGTGAATTCTTTGAACAAGGTGACAGGGAAAGATCAGAGCTGAAGTTGACACCAGCT GCCATTTTTGATCGTAATCGTAAAGATGAGCTTCCTGTGCTTCAGTTAGAATGGATTGATGGAATCTGCAAGCCATTATATAAG GCTCTTGTGAAGTTGAATAGGAAGCTTCAGCCGATGGTAGATGGAATTGATGCCAACCGAAAGAAGTGGGAGGAGCTTTGTCAGTCCTATCAGCAAACACGGAGAGCCTCTGAGTGCATCTCCAGTCTGGAGTCAGGAGAGACTGAATCGCCTCAGAGTTCAGACTCCACCCACGAGCCAGAATCTAGTCAGAGTGAGGTGACCAATCAGAGCAAAGACTCCACCCACTGTGTGGAGCCATATCAAGCCACGGCAGCCAATTACAAATAA